One part of the Mariniblastus fucicola genome encodes these proteins:
- a CDS encoding protein kinase domain-containing protein — protein sequence MSTKPKEPAAEILGYKLEQRIGSGGFGEVWSVEGPGGLKKALKIVYGFHDEKRAQAELKALDRVKSLRHPFLLSLERIEVFEGQLIVVTELADASLADHFNSYVSRGEPGIPRDEMLRFMANAAEALDFLSNEKSLQHLDVKPENLLLVGSHVKVADFGLMKDLKAASQSLMQGMTPAYAAPELFDGAPAPSSDQYSLAIMYCEMISGVRPFPGTTPAQLAAQHVHGKPNLRPIPRGDHAAVARALSKDPNVRYPSCMAFVDDLRKQRRTVRIARRRTESRNGGGSETLIYSNEDSSRLDMTEMVSDGALPFQSDSMVAIEPPNCDGSSSKIHPTLVITIGQTANRVGQKFKAKLLMRTGDNEAAPSIRSLFIDSDRKDLARLEAASNDSVSSLETIETPLRKPEDYRARAEVHLGWLSRRWIYNVPRTLQTEGLRPLGRLVFADYFSTICDRLEEVIDEFTKAENLARTADKLSMNPGDVESPRVYIVSSISGGVGSGMMLDLAYTVKLLLAEKGIKHDHVTGVLLHSTYQRTRDPGLSSANAFAFLTEMRHFNEQGYPGDSNLGIPEFDEEGPFQHTYYTELGDDLNQSDFDAKLDEVAEYISLAATTRCSEFFEACRASELEMNHFALRTMGVATTMAGDEKQREALVGKLCQKLIQRWSGVGNDEEDDPAMLAEAILSQLDVEESGIRKRVQAEVVRFRIEDQQQILQAARESAHDSAELNRMLDGVYGDWSEDTVGISGANTTELRKAMDQFLTIDPVAGEFMVTKACYRMLNLDNLCLGAVEATAANLGHRFRGWLTNIARDLDETRNRINSLVEVIAHCQSPDAEMDQSEDFLERHLVQLCAERETEFVKRISREFVQIILNDLQPIDTVVAQVKMNLQMVASEYFDTSDAFDLEHGTNTFDPQRLLLDQVEAKLDVMAEKVERSIFHSLISPEGGFQHVLTDYSILRYNLPNQMRAAAQQVICSVNERLSVEEMIREHDIAPEQLFQWMTGLINEAKPLVNDCGGQMRLLLGMPTQSGETRLPQLIEVNCRLKNTVVNGTDGKVAICFEADDVSLAAVAFRLLVKRPDAVELVKRIHTRDDIDWTSLDDLL from the coding sequence GTGTCAACCAAACCAAAAGAACCCGCCGCAGAAATTCTCGGCTACAAACTTGAACAACGAATCGGATCCGGCGGTTTCGGCGAGGTCTGGTCGGTCGAAGGGCCGGGCGGACTCAAGAAGGCGCTCAAGATCGTCTATGGATTTCATGACGAGAAACGGGCTCAGGCGGAACTGAAAGCCCTCGATCGTGTCAAGTCACTGCGCCATCCGTTTTTGCTGTCTCTGGAGCGTATCGAAGTTTTCGAAGGTCAGTTGATCGTTGTCACCGAGCTTGCCGATGCCAGCCTGGCCGATCATTTCAACTCGTATGTTTCCAGGGGCGAGCCGGGCATTCCTCGCGATGAGATGCTGCGGTTCATGGCCAACGCGGCTGAAGCTCTCGATTTTCTGTCCAACGAAAAATCACTGCAACATCTCGACGTCAAACCGGAAAACCTGTTGCTCGTCGGAAGCCATGTCAAAGTCGCTGACTTTGGTTTGATGAAAGATCTCAAGGCTGCGTCGCAATCGTTGATGCAAGGCATGACGCCGGCCTATGCAGCGCCAGAACTCTTCGATGGTGCTCCTGCGCCCAGCAGCGACCAGTATTCGCTGGCGATCATGTACTGTGAAATGATTTCCGGAGTACGTCCGTTTCCAGGCACGACTCCCGCCCAACTTGCGGCCCAGCATGTACATGGCAAACCGAATTTGCGTCCGATTCCTCGCGGTGATCATGCGGCAGTCGCTCGCGCGTTGTCCAAGGATCCCAACGTCCGTTATCCATCCTGCATGGCGTTTGTTGATGACCTGAGGAAGCAACGCCGGACTGTTCGAATCGCCAGAAGGCGCACTGAATCTCGCAACGGCGGCGGTTCTGAGACGCTGATTTACTCCAACGAAGATTCAAGCCGTTTGGATATGACCGAGATGGTCTCAGACGGGGCGCTACCGTTCCAGTCAGACAGCATGGTTGCGATTGAGCCGCCGAACTGTGACGGTTCGAGTTCGAAAATCCATCCCACGCTCGTGATTACGATCGGGCAGACGGCAAATCGCGTTGGCCAAAAATTTAAGGCAAAATTGCTGATGCGGACCGGCGACAACGAAGCCGCTCCCTCGATTCGATCGCTGTTTATCGACTCCGATCGCAAAGATCTGGCTCGTCTGGAGGCAGCGAGTAACGATTCCGTAAGCTCGCTCGAGACGATCGAAACTCCGCTCCGCAAACCGGAAGACTACCGGGCACGTGCGGAAGTTCATCTGGGTTGGCTCAGTCGTCGTTGGATCTACAACGTACCACGAACATTGCAAACCGAAGGGCTCCGTCCGCTCGGTCGACTTGTGTTCGCCGACTACTTTTCCACCATCTGCGATCGGCTGGAGGAGGTGATTGACGAATTTACAAAGGCCGAGAACCTTGCCCGGACAGCGGACAAGCTAAGCATGAATCCGGGCGACGTGGAATCGCCACGCGTCTATATCGTGTCGTCGATCAGCGGCGGTGTGGGAAGCGGGATGATGCTGGATCTGGCCTACACCGTGAAGCTGTTGTTGGCCGAGAAGGGCATCAAGCACGATCACGTTACGGGTGTTTTGTTGCATTCAACGTATCAGCGAACTCGTGATCCAGGCCTGTCGTCAGCCAACGCGTTTGCGTTCCTGACCGAGATGCGACATTTCAACGAGCAGGGTTATCCGGGAGACTCGAACCTCGGAATTCCCGAGTTTGACGAGGAAGGTCCGTTTCAGCATACATACTATACCGAGTTGGGCGACGACCTGAACCAGTCAGATTTTGATGCCAAGCTCGATGAGGTTGCAGAATACATTTCACTGGCTGCAACAACCCGTTGCAGCGAATTCTTTGAAGCCTGTAGAGCCAGTGAACTCGAAATGAATCACTTTGCGTTGCGGACGATGGGCGTCGCCACAACCATGGCCGGTGATGAAAAGCAGCGAGAGGCTCTTGTCGGAAAACTCTGTCAAAAACTGATCCAGCGATGGAGCGGCGTTGGCAACGACGAGGAAGACGATCCGGCGATGCTTGCCGAAGCGATTCTTTCGCAACTGGACGTTGAGGAGTCCGGCATTCGCAAACGTGTGCAGGCCGAAGTCGTTCGGTTTCGCATCGAAGACCAACAGCAGATTTTGCAGGCTGCTCGAGAATCTGCTCACGATTCAGCCGAACTGAACCGGATGCTCGACGGAGTCTATGGCGATTGGTCGGAGGACACCGTTGGGATCTCGGGCGCCAATACAACAGAATTGCGAAAGGCGATGGATCAGTTTCTGACCATCGACCCGGTTGCTGGCGAGTTCATGGTTACCAAGGCCTGCTATAGAATGTTGAATCTCGACAACCTGTGCCTGGGTGCTGTCGAAGCAACAGCTGCCAACCTGGGACATCGCTTTCGTGGGTGGCTGACAAACATTGCACGCGATCTGGATGAAACCAGAAACCGAATCAATTCGCTGGTTGAAGTCATCGCCCATTGCCAGTCGCCGGACGCGGAAATGGATCAAAGCGAGGATTTTCTGGAACGGCACCTCGTGCAGCTTTGTGCCGAACGCGAAACCGAGTTTGTAAAACGGATCTCCCGAGAATTTGTACAGATTATTCTCAACGACCTACAGCCCATCGATACCGTTGTGGCGCAGGTCAAAATGAATCTGCAGATGGTCGCCAGTGAGTACTTCGATACTAGCGACGCATTCGATCTGGAACACGGCACGAATACTTTCGACCCCCAGCGGCTGTTGTTGGATCAGGTCGAAGCAAAACTCGACGTGATGGCTGAGAAGGTCGAGCGAAGTATTTTCCATTCGCTGATTAGCCCGGAAGGTGGATTTCAGCACGTCCTGACTGACTATTCCATTCTGCGATACAACCTTCCGAATCAGATGCGTGCCGCGGCTCAGCAGGTGATCTGCAGCGTCAACGAACGGCTTTCGGTTGAAGAAATGATTCGCGAGCACGATATCGCACCGGAGCAGTTATTCCAGTGGATGACCGGTTTGATCAACGAGGCCAAACCGCTGGTCAACGACTGTGGCGGGCAAATGAGACTGCTACTGGGGATGCCGACACAATCCGGCGAGACTCGTCTGCCGCAATTGATTGAAGTCAATTGTCGACTGAAGAATACAGTCGTCAACGGAACCGACGGTAAGGTTGCAATCTGTTTCGAAGCCGACGATGTCTCGTTGGCCGCGGTCGCGTTTCGCCTGTTGGTAAAACGGCCCGACGCGGTGGAACTGGTGAAACGGATTCA
- a CDS encoding P-II family nitrogen regulator, with translation MKQILAVIKPYLVEKVIAELAGFPIEEIAIREVKGFGRQKNYLDLYLENEYSGAFIPKVELSIWCSDQDAESIVDAMVKVSRTGRMGDGKILIMPVFEQRIVGEK, from the coding sequence ATGAAGCAAATTCTGGCCGTCATCAAGCCCTATCTCGTTGAGAAAGTCATTGCTGAACTGGCCGGTTTCCCGATTGAGGAAATTGCTATTCGCGAAGTAAAAGGCTTCGGCCGTCAAAAAAATTACCTCGACCTATATCTCGAAAATGAGTATTCGGGGGCGTTCATTCCGAAAGTCGAACTGTCAATTTGGTGCAGCGATCAGGATGCCGAATCAATCGTTGATGCAATGGTGAAGGTATCCCGAACAGGCAGAATGGGTGATGGCAAGATCCTGATAATGCCCGTTTTTGAGCAGCGAATTGTCGGGGAAAAATAG
- a CDS encoding DUF2231 domain-containing protein, with product MSHRFRSSVLFTIFCFVLPGTAFGQIDFESDIKPIFENHCIACHGGDDPADFSIADKDGTLSYVIEEDAESSDLYTVLIAEDESHRMPPPNTAKPLSEVQIELVKAWINEGAIWPDELESEWEQVPLPPAEDSQLPYRAAGSLHPALVHLPIGLLLASGLFAFLSLRGNFVMSDCAYYCLWLGAIGSVFACASGWFFSEMEGYGTVKEVADVLDQDNAMFWHRITGLGASVFAVILALFAASSRNKDPDDGIMWKLAAILLACGIGYVGHEGGELHYGEDHYKDANALIESFFPSNAKEDGDRTIDEDADSGDDAPVSEDGTEIQPLST from the coding sequence ATGAGTCATCGTTTTCGATCTAGCGTTCTGTTCACAATCTTCTGCTTTGTTCTGCCAGGCACGGCGTTTGGGCAAATCGATTTTGAGTCGGACATCAAACCGATCTTTGAGAATCACTGTATTGCCTGCCATGGCGGCGATGATCCGGCTGATTTCAGTATCGCCGACAAAGACGGCACGCTGTCGTATGTGATCGAAGAAGACGCGGAAAGCAGTGATCTATATACCGTATTGATCGCTGAAGATGAGTCCCATCGGATGCCGCCACCGAACACGGCCAAGCCTCTGTCGGAAGTGCAAATCGAGTTGGTGAAAGCGTGGATTAACGAGGGAGCCATCTGGCCTGATGAACTTGAATCCGAGTGGGAGCAAGTTCCGCTTCCTCCCGCCGAAGATTCCCAGCTGCCGTACCGAGCTGCCGGTTCGCTGCATCCGGCACTGGTTCACTTGCCAATCGGTTTGTTGTTGGCTTCGGGACTGTTTGCGTTTCTGAGCCTGCGTGGCAACTTCGTGATGAGCGATTGCGCCTATTACTGTTTGTGGCTCGGCGCGATCGGGTCTGTCTTTGCCTGTGCTTCCGGTTGGTTCTTTTCTGAAATGGAAGGATACGGAACCGTCAAAGAAGTCGCCGACGTTCTCGACCAGGACAACGCCATGTTCTGGCACCGAATTACCGGGTTGGGAGCTTCTGTGTTTGCAGTAATCCTGGCTCTGTTCGCTGCGAGTTCACGTAACAAGGATCCGGACGATGGAATCATGTGGAAGCTGGCTGCGATTCTGTTGGCTTGCGGCATCGGCTATGTAGGCCATGAGGGTGGAGAACTTCACTACGGCGAAGATCACTACAAAGACGCCAATGCTCTCATTGAATCATTCTTCCCCAGCAACGCCAAGGAAGATGGAGACCGGACGATCGACGAAGACGCTGATTCGGGCGATGACGCTCCAGTGAGCGAAGACGGCACTGAGATTCAGCCACTTTCAACGTAG
- a CDS encoding ATP-binding protein yields the protein MSDTLSNASLSNSLLATIMADESFRPNEPSSLSDTGLPISLVESLIVKRLSNIGVSSGRQLANDLCLPFSILEELYQTLRLRKFIVHKGSAPLNDYNYSLTEDGRDRAIVYSQSCSYVGPAPVPLMDYVLSAEAQSIRAESPKRSQLRNAFRDISINETLFESLGPAINSGAGLFLYGEPGNGKSTLAQRITQCFGQEIWIPHAIYEDGQIIKLFDAAYHHRAQDDGDSLMSAYAHDRRWVKIKRPTVVVGGEMTMDSLEIRHDPNSNVSEASLQMKSNCGCLLIDDFGRQRIEPQELLNRWIVPLESRIDFLQLSTGKKIQVPFEQLIIFSTNLEPSQLVDEAFMRRIPYKIEIADPSTKEFHLLFRIYCEKFKCQYEERVVDYLLQTHYIPKNRRLRRCHPRDLLSQIRNFCVYNDIPMELRPEFFDRVAKSYFTDVLEGAPRTLAKAVGPQ from the coding sequence ATGTCTGACACACTTTCCAACGCCTCGCTGAGCAACAGCCTTTTGGCGACGATTATGGCTGACGAATCGTTTCGTCCTAACGAGCCATCTTCGTTGTCCGATACCGGTTTGCCGATCTCACTGGTCGAGTCACTGATCGTCAAACGACTCTCGAACATCGGAGTCAGCAGCGGTCGGCAGCTGGCCAACGATCTTTGCTTGCCGTTTTCAATTCTTGAAGAACTCTATCAAACGCTTCGTCTGCGAAAGTTCATTGTTCATAAGGGCTCGGCTCCACTCAACGATTACAACTACTCACTGACTGAAGATGGCCGCGACCGGGCAATTGTCTATTCCCAGTCCTGCTCTTACGTGGGACCAGCACCGGTGCCGCTAATGGATTATGTGTTGAGCGCTGAAGCGCAATCGATCCGTGCCGAATCCCCCAAACGCAGCCAGCTTCGCAATGCGTTCCGTGACATTTCGATCAACGAAACGCTGTTCGAAAGCCTTGGACCGGCGATTAACTCAGGCGCCGGGCTTTTCCTGTATGGCGAACCGGGAAACGGAAAGTCAACGCTGGCCCAAAGAATCACTCAGTGTTTCGGCCAGGAAATCTGGATCCCGCACGCGATCTACGAAGACGGGCAAATCATCAAACTGTTCGATGCCGCCTACCATCATCGTGCTCAAGACGATGGTGACAGTTTGATGAGTGCGTACGCTCATGATCGTCGCTGGGTCAAGATCAAGCGACCGACGGTTGTCGTCGGTGGCGAGATGACCATGGACTCACTCGAAATTCGACACGACCCCAACAGCAATGTCAGTGAAGCTTCGTTGCAAATGAAAAGCAACTGTGGATGTTTGTTGATCGATGACTTTGGGCGTCAGCGAATCGAACCGCAGGAGCTGTTGAACCGGTGGATCGTTCCGCTCGAAAGTCGCATCGACTTCCTGCAGCTTTCTACTGGAAAGAAGATTCAGGTTCCGTTTGAACAGCTGATCATTTTTTCGACCAACCTCGAACCGTCACAGCTTGTCGACGAAGCATTTATGCGTCGCATTCCGTACAAGATCGAAATTGCGGACCCGTCGACGAAGGAGTTTCACTTGCTGTTCCGAATCTACTGCGAAAAATTCAAGTGCCAGTATGAAGAGCGAGTCGTCGACTATCTGTTACAGACTCATTACATCCCCAAAAATCGACGACTGAGACGCTGTCACCCTCGTGATCTGCTCAGCCAGATTCGAAACTTTTGTGTCTACAACGATATACCGATGGAGCTTCGACCAGAGTTTTTTGATCGGGTCGCCAAGAGCTATTTCACAGACGTGCTCGAAGGAGCACCGCGAACATTGGCGAAAGCCGTCGGGCCTCAGTAG
- a CDS encoding class I SAM-dependent methyltransferase, whose protein sequence is MLKRTLEPEVMDSAQDALEYNRMDHGAVNVNFVDDFLQFLSAHGKRLRLADDPSFDDLEDDYPDVIASFLDVGTGTALIPIELCKRNPEIRIMAIDLATSMLDLAIQNVDIASFRNQIQLAQVDAKDSGYEDGMFDATISNSIIHHIPEPSMTASEMIRTTRSGGVIFVRDLMRPDSAQSVDSLVETWAGEESDYSRRLFGESLHASLSLNEMKELVAEFGASPDTVTATSDRHWTWAMVR, encoded by the coding sequence ATGCTCAAACGAACGCTCGAACCGGAAGTCATGGACTCTGCGCAGGATGCGCTTGAGTACAACCGGATGGACCATGGCGCCGTCAACGTTAATTTCGTTGACGACTTTCTGCAGTTTCTCTCTGCTCACGGCAAGCGCCTGAGGCTTGCTGATGACCCGTCGTTTGACGATCTGGAAGACGACTATCCGGACGTCATTGCCAGTTTCCTGGACGTTGGCACTGGAACCGCGCTGATCCCGATCGAACTCTGTAAACGCAATCCGGAGATTCGCATCATGGCGATCGACCTTGCGACCAGCATGCTGGATCTCGCGATTCAAAACGTGGATATCGCCAGCTTTCGCAACCAGATCCAGTTGGCTCAGGTCGACGCAAAAGATTCCGGCTACGAAGACGGGATGTTCGACGCCACGATCTCGAACAGCATTATCCATCACATTCCCGAACCTTCGATGACGGCTTCGGAGATGATTCGCACGACGCGAAGCGGCGGCGTGATCTTCGTCCGCGACCTGATGCGTCCCGATTCGGCACAATCCGTTGACTCGTTGGTCGAAACCTGGGCGGGCGAAGAGAGCGATTATTCCCGGCGGCTGTTTGGTGAATCTTTACACGCTTCATTGTCACTGAACGAAATGAAAGAATTGGTCGCTGAGTTCGGTGCCTCGCCCGACACCGTTACGGCGACTTCTGACCGGCATTGGACGTGGGCGATGGTTCGATGA
- the rpmG gene encoding 50S ribosomal protein L33, with protein MAKSKKKLEVVHLVCEETGDYNYTLRRKSGGEKLKLKKYSPRLRRRTLHVEKKK; from the coding sequence ATGGCTAAAAGCAAGAAGAAACTCGAAGTCGTGCACCTCGTTTGTGAAGAAACAGGCGACTACAACTACACGCTCCGCCGCAAGTCTGGTGGCGAGAAGCTGAAGCTCAAGAAGTACAGCCCGCGTCTGCGCCGTCGTACGCTTCACGTTGAAAAGAAAAAGTAG
- a CDS encoding site-2 protease family protein, translating to MSLIPSPASPLKEPSPKPPMGPPVRMKIRPDLTFDSQVYQGVEYLVVKEPLGQKYYQFPPQVHYLLTLLDGEITIDQLQDAYHEKYAPKRITRQELQQLLTRFHQDGLVVSNMPGQGIELLKRGDKNNRMERFQMLSNILAVRYRGFDPERILNWLNKWTWWIFTKPMVYLVCVLASIALMSVIINWGAFQAKLPGFDAFFDPKQWYLFVLVLAVTKMFHEFGHGLSCKRLGGECHEIGFMLLVLTPCLYCNVSDSWRLKNKWHRAAIGAAGMYVEIILATIATFVWWFVQPGLVQDICLRVMLVSSISTVLFNGNPLLRFDGYYILSDILEIPNMGQKSTKALTTLLGRHWLGLEIPDDALMPTNRPAAFASYTVAAFCYRWVIMFSILLFLMRWLEPYGLESLGIGIAMFSLIGIVVMPCYKLYRYMSVPGRMHQVKKKRFFGVLSIIAAVIAGLLLFPFPHLMRCDVVVVPETMAAVYVEEPGVMDECYVDPGDRVEEGQEIARLRNYELEEMLLEAEGRVEVKQAQLVAAREQMLRGLGSSQVGALQAEVDEAISLLSDLRLRAMKLTIRSPIAGTIMETPYRHPAQAVDEDLLVDQQPFLIQKFDNVSAGAGQRFCEVADLDRWKGIVLLSEQQVKFIEAGQDARIRLHSRPNETLLAKVGDVGVTDLSINRDDYELLAAQQQDPRVRENRIPDLVSELVPQYDLNRLHYYAEIPLTDTDRSLKIGLSGKVRVRCPNRSFGSRILWWINQNFRM from the coding sequence ATGTCACTCATCCCTTCTCCTGCTTCTCCGCTCAAGGAGCCGTCGCCCAAGCCACCCATGGGCCCGCCGGTGCGGATGAAGATCCGTCCCGATCTGACGTTCGATAGTCAGGTCTATCAGGGCGTTGAATATCTCGTCGTGAAGGAGCCGTTGGGGCAGAAGTACTACCAATTCCCGCCTCAGGTTCACTATTTGCTGACGCTGCTCGATGGCGAGATCACGATTGACCAGCTGCAGGACGCGTACCACGAAAAGTACGCGCCGAAACGAATTACACGACAGGAACTGCAACAGCTGCTAACCCGTTTTCATCAGGACGGGCTGGTGGTTTCGAACATGCCGGGGCAGGGCATCGAACTGCTCAAGCGTGGTGACAAAAACAACCGGATGGAGCGTTTTCAAATGCTCTCCAACATCCTTGCGGTGCGATACCGTGGCTTTGATCCGGAACGAATCCTCAACTGGCTGAACAAATGGACCTGGTGGATTTTCACCAAGCCCATGGTTTATCTGGTTTGTGTGCTCGCTTCGATCGCTCTGATGAGCGTGATCATCAACTGGGGTGCGTTTCAGGCAAAGCTGCCGGGCTTCGACGCGTTCTTCGATCCGAAGCAGTGGTACCTGTTCGTGCTCGTGCTGGCTGTGACCAAGATGTTCCACGAGTTCGGGCACGGGTTGAGCTGTAAACGGCTGGGCGGCGAATGCCACGAGATCGGGTTTATGCTGCTGGTGCTGACTCCCTGTTTGTACTGCAACGTATCTGACAGCTGGCGATTGAAGAACAAGTGGCATCGCGCTGCGATTGGCGCGGCAGGGATGTATGTCGAAATTATTCTGGCGACGATCGCGACGTTTGTCTGGTGGTTCGTCCAACCCGGTTTGGTTCAGGATATCTGCCTGCGCGTGATGTTGGTCAGCTCGATCAGTACGGTGCTGTTCAACGGTAACCCGCTGCTACGTTTTGACGGATACTACATCCTTAGCGACATTCTGGAGATTCCCAACATGGGGCAGAAGTCGACCAAGGCGCTGACGACGTTGCTGGGGCGGCACTGGTTGGGGTTGGAGATTCCGGACGATGCGTTGATGCCCACCAACCGTCCGGCCGCATTCGCGAGCTACACCGTCGCAGCGTTTTGCTATCGATGGGTGATCATGTTTTCGATTCTGCTATTCCTGATGCGGTGGCTTGAGCCATACGGTCTGGAGTCGCTGGGGATCGGAATCGCGATGTTTTCGCTAATCGGAATCGTGGTGATGCCGTGCTACAAGCTTTACCGTTACATGTCTGTTCCAGGTCGGATGCATCAGGTGAAAAAGAAACGATTTTTTGGAGTGTTGTCGATCATTGCAGCGGTGATTGCCGGCCTGCTGTTATTTCCGTTTCCGCATTTGATGCGATGCGACGTCGTCGTCGTGCCGGAGACCATGGCTGCGGTTTACGTTGAAGAACCTGGCGTGATGGACGAATGCTATGTGGATCCGGGCGACCGGGTCGAAGAAGGGCAGGAGATTGCCCGGCTGCGGAACTATGAGCTTGAAGAAATGCTGCTCGAGGCCGAGGGTCGTGTCGAAGTCAAACAGGCTCAGCTGGTCGCCGCTCGTGAACAAATGCTTCGTGGGCTGGGCTCCAGTCAGGTGGGGGCGCTTCAGGCGGAAGTCGACGAAGCCATTTCGTTGCTGTCGGATTTAAGACTTCGGGCCATGAAGTTGACGATTCGATCGCCGATCGCAGGAACGATCATGGAAACACCGTATCGCCATCCGGCTCAGGCAGTCGACGAAGATTTGCTTGTCGACCAGCAACCGTTTTTGATACAAAAGTTCGACAACGTATCCGCGGGAGCAGGTCAAAGGTTTTGCGAAGTCGCTGATTTGGACCGCTGGAAAGGAATCGTTTTGCTCAGCGAGCAACAGGTTAAATTCATTGAAGCCGGCCAGGACGCACGCATTCGATTGCATTCCCGGCCGAATGAAACGCTGTTGGCAAAAGTCGGCGATGTGGGCGTGACCGATCTTTCAATCAATCGTGACGACTACGAGCTGTTGGCGGCTCAGCAACAGGATCCTCGAGTTCGCGAAAATCGAATTCCGGACCTGGTCAGCGAACTGGTTCCGCAGTATGACCTGAATCGGTTGCACTACTACGCGGAGATTCCGCTCACGGATACCGACCGTAGCTTGAAGATCGGACTCAGCGGCAAGGTTCGCGTCCGCTGCCCGAATCGCTCCTTCGGTTCAAGAATTCTTTGGTGGATCAATCAGAACTTCCGAATGTAA
- a CDS encoding EAL domain-containing protein, which produces MTTSKQLQSANPTPEVFSGWFLSGQVDESEPLRKFPVHSDPFTVGRQSDSSLCLPTGCISKNHAELTFRDDGTLILRDLGSTNGTYVNGEVITGDTVVNEDDIIQFATIVFRIGSDDVESVGNTIAEDVCDQALAIIQFERLISDGGLYPHFQPIVTLADQKRIGYEVLGRSRLFGLQSPHEMFTAASQLNMEAQLSEAFRQRGVEIGTAFGSDCNLFVNTHPKELDRTEFYESLKTLRESAPDQAITLEIHEAASTNLTMMRELCAFLKDYEIHLAFDDFGVGRARLVELGEVRPDYLKFDMKLTKNIEMAPPSRQELVALFANMVNSLGIKTLAEGVETRECHEILVEMGFQLGQGYYYGRPSPISKYTKSDSDPQTDPDLIDGGQSTGPIKIEEI; this is translated from the coding sequence ATGACCACCAGCAAACAACTTCAATCGGCCAATCCAACTCCTGAGGTTTTCTCAGGATGGTTCCTGTCTGGACAAGTCGACGAGTCCGAGCCACTTCGGAAGTTTCCAGTTCACTCCGATCCCTTTACCGTCGGCCGTCAGTCTGACTCTTCGCTTTGCCTGCCAACGGGCTGCATCTCCAAGAACCATGCAGAACTCACGTTCCGCGATGACGGAACGTTGATCCTGAGAGATCTCGGCAGCACCAATGGGACTTATGTAAACGGCGAAGTAATTACAGGCGACACCGTTGTTAACGAAGACGACATCATTCAGTTCGCAACGATCGTTTTCCGAATTGGCAGCGACGACGTTGAGTCCGTTGGCAACACAATCGCCGAAGACGTTTGCGATCAGGCGCTGGCGATCATCCAGTTCGAACGGTTGATCAGCGACGGAGGTCTTTATCCTCACTTTCAACCGATCGTGACGCTCGCCGACCAGAAACGAATCGGCTATGAAGTCCTCGGCCGAAGCCGACTGTTCGGTTTGCAGTCGCCTCATGAAATGTTTACCGCTGCTTCACAGCTGAATATGGAAGCTCAACTTAGTGAAGCTTTCCGTCAGCGTGGCGTTGAAATCGGCACAGCGTTTGGCTCTGACTGCAACCTGTTCGTCAACACTCATCCGAAAGAGCTGGACCGAACAGAGTTCTACGAATCACTGAAGACTCTACGTGAATCTGCTCCTGACCAGGCAATCACCCTGGAGATCCACGAAGCCGCGTCGACCAATCTGACGATGATGCGAGAGCTTTGTGCGTTTCTTAAAGACTACGAAATTCACCTGGCGTTTGACGACTTCGGAGTCGGCCGCGCAAGACTGGTCGAGCTTGGAGAAGTCCGTCCGGACTACCTGAAGTTCGACATGAAGCTGACCAAGAACATCGAAATGGCACCTCCAAGCCGACAGGAGCTGGTGGCACTATTTGCGAACATGGTCAACAGCTTGGGGATCAAGACGCTCGCAGAAGGCGTTGAGACCCGGGAATGTCACGAAATTCTGGTCGAAATGGGGTTCCAGCTTGGTCAGGGTTACTACTACGGTCGCCCGTCACCGATCTCGAAGTACACCAAATCCGACTCAGACCCGCAAACTGACCCGGATCTGATCGATGGAGGCCAATCCACCGGCCCCATTAAAATCGAAGAAATCTAG